ggcctaacttcaaactcagtgcctctttgcttgacatcatgggaaaatcaaaagaaatcagccaaaaccccAGAAAAAATGTgcagacctccacatgtctggttcatccttgggagcaatttccaaatgcttgaaggtaccacgttcatctgtacaaacaatagtatgcaagtataaacacaatgggaccatgcagccgtcatactgctcaggaaggagacgtgttctgtctcctagagataaacgtactttcgTACAAAAAGTGtagatcaatcccagaacaacagcaaaggaccttgtgaagatactggaggaaacaggtacaaaagtatctatatccaacgtaaaacgagtcctatatcgacataacctgaaaggctgctcagcaaggaagaagctactgctccaaaacagccataaaaaagccagactacggtttggaactgcatatggggacaaagatcgtactttttgaaaaAATTTcctccgaagaacaccatcccaaccgtgaagcattggggtggcagtatcatgttgtgggggtagcagtatcatgttgtgggagtgctttgctgcaggtcaCAAATggggacaatgacccgaagcatacttccaaagttgtggcaaaatggctggtgcacttcacaaaatagatggcttcatgtggaaggaaaattatgtggatatattgaagcaacatcaagacatcagtcaggaagttaaagctttgtttaaggagaagtaacatgcagtgaaaacaaatattaaattttaacttttaaacttgaactgagtaaaaactctaaatatggattgcacagtaatgttcacttgtttgaggttgagggtgatacttggtggtgtcccatcttttccacaagttcatcaatgttcggggtaaatggtaagtcgacttctgtgtgatgttttgttcaggttcatcaaagaaaacagttgttcacacaggtatgtgctgccaaacatagacaacgtttgagcagcctggatgcgcagctggggctccgcagcacccactgccgcatattttgccctcagtgcacattgcattggaggtcaatcaactccatttggaggtttggtggtgaggtcaacagcaaatgggttaccgagcagttccaacctgcttttttgtgcttcaaagtcagcaaacgaaaagcggcaagcatacctattttatgactgtgtgctcgggaacgcactggtagagagcttcctttcatggtctggcagctgggaaagtggctcaaattttctttccgcatctgcgtctcccacagagtcagtttggttttaaagcCTTCACTgtacacgatcccgaccctgcagctgcaagtttattgcattcagatgactcgtaatgtcacacagaaaagcctcacacagaaacatttcgtctcggagttgtgttgtgtctttccctttgctgtccaagaacagacaaatctcctcacgaagctcgaaacatctttgaagcacctttccctggcttagccatcgcacctctgtgtgataaggcaaatcaccatgctccgtttctaactccgtcagaaatgccttgaactggcggtgattcaaacctttggctctgataaagttaactgtgcgcgtgatgatgctcattacatgctccattttcaaggctttaccgcacaacgcttcctggtgtatgatacaatgataagctgtcagctcagcatcttttcccgtatcttcgccaccagtccgctcctgtgtccacacatcgcaggtgctccgtcggttgtcaaacccacgagtttttcccaaggcagctccatctcatttacacatcttgacacctcttcatacaaatcatgtccactccgcggatgaaaattgacaactgggcaatggaatatgcaataaaatcttttccctttttcacaagctgctcatttagcgatctcttctgccaaaataaaactggccttgacagcagcctggccttgtgaagcctgtcgagatttgaggcctcgttttaattcctctgccttttgtagcctttgttccatgtccatattcttgtttttgtccgcgtgtttcgtttcataatgtcgtctcagattatactctttcagtaccgccacactttctccacacagaaggcTTAaggtatccaccttccgttttgccgtactgaaagttaattttactgtgtgCTGACGACTGCTGGCCAATAAATAtttgaagcagcctactgctcggtgcgtcacctttgcattggtgcaaagccctgacctcatgtggcccgcgggccttgactctgacctATAGAaggtttgtgggcagaactgaaaaagtgtgtgcgagcaaggaggcctacaaacctgactcagttacaccagctctatcaggaggaatgggccagaattcacccaacttattgtgggaagcttgtggaaggcttcccgaaatgtttgacgcaagttaaacaatttaaaggcagtgctaccaaatactaattgagtgtatgtaaacttctgacccactgggaatgtgatgaaagaaataaaggctgaaataaatatattattctgacatttcacattcttaaaataatagTGGTGAACCTAAcgcctccaacaccatcattaagtttgccgatgacacaacagtggtaggcctgatcacagacaatgacAAAACAGTCTATAggaaggagatcagagacctggccgtgtggtgccaggacaacaacctccccctcaatgtgattaagacaaaggagttgattgtggactacaggaaaaagaggaccgagcacgcccccattctcatcgtcggggctgtagtggaacaggttgagagcttcaagttccttggtgtccacatcaccaacaaactaatatggtccaagcacaccaagacagtcatgaagagggcactacaatgcctattccccctcaggagactgaaaagatttggcatgggtccaacaatcctcaaaaggttctacagctgcaccatcgagagcaccactggttgcatcactgcctggtatgccaactgctcggcctccgaccgcgaggcagtacagagggtagtgcgaatggctcAGTATATCACTAGGGcctagcttcctgccatccaggacctctataccaggcggtgtcagaggaaggccctaaaattattgtcaaagactccagccaccctagtcatagactgttccctctgctaccacacggcaagtggtaccggagcaccaagtccaagaggcttctaaacagcttctaccctcaagccataagactcctgaacatctaatcaaatggctaaccagaCTTTTTCATtgcccccaccctccccctcttttacaccgctgcttctctctgttgttatcatctttGCATAgtataataactctacctacatgtacatattaactcaactaacctgtgcccccctTATATTGTCTCGCTATTGTTTTATTACTGcttctctttaattacttgttacttttatttcttattctcatctgcatttaaaaaaaaactgcattgttggttaggggctcgtaagtaagcatttcactgtaaggtctgttgtatttgacgcatgtgactaataacatttgatttgatttgaaatgtagtTACAAGGTGGGTCAATTCTGGCTGTGTTATGGCTGCCGCATCTGGGCCACTGCAGGGCCCTAATTCCAAACCACATGTGGGCGACACAAGTGGCCGATGTGGGCCAGGTCCAGCCCAGATAAATATTGCTACCTGggatgagcctcctaggttttgtattgaagtcagtgtaccagaggaggacagaagctatcTTTCCTCTGGCTAcaacatggtgctaccctacagagtgctgctgaggctaatgtggaccttcattgcaaaactgtGTGTTTTAATAAACTATTTGgcaatgtgaatatatttagtatagttttatctaaaaagtctaacttttaaaatgtttcagtattttttattttgggggggaaCCATTGAATTAAATATGTATTTAATAAAGTAATTTTTTAGGTTCATAGACATCGTTTTAATTTTAGAGTCTGGGTGGAATTTAGTAGTCTGGGTGGAACCTGTCCACTCTTTTCCAAatcaatatgtttatttttgttaCATAATTGCTCTCTCATACACAAGAGGCAAAGATCGACCACGCGGGATAAAAATATTCCACAATTTAACCTAGCATTTTAAGGTGGGGAGAGTGTCATTGGAGGAACAGGTTTGAAAAGGGCGGTTGTGAAAGTACTGTCTCTTTAATAAGACACCGGAACGGATTGTGTTGTGTTCCGTGTGTTACGATTTATAACTGTAAAGAGAGAACGTCCAGACTGCGATGATACCCCAGCACATAATTTGTACATTGCGTAGTGGTGTGAGGTGCTGGCAACATCGAAGTGTTTTGGGAACGGTTTTACAGGTAGAGGCCTTGGAATTTCGAAGCGTGCGCTCTCGGTCCACCTCGGCTGGCCCTGTCAGATCCATGGAGGAAATACTGACGAGGGTTGTGGTACCATTACCTACATACGAGACGAGAGAGAAGTCCCCGCCTCCCCCAGAATCGAACAGTGTGGAATTTATGCATTTCTACAGAAGCCTTGAAAAGGAAGAGAAGTCACAATTACTAGCAAAGTTGTCACACGATTTTGGTGTTGACCACAAAGGAGTTTCAGAGCTAGCAGGGAAGCTGCTCGACACTCAACAAAGGGACTTGGCTACAATACTGCAAGTAGAGGACAGGTTACGATACAGTCTGACTCCTCGCTATAAACAATTGCTTAATCACATAAGTAGGGTGGAATCGGGAGTGAAGTTTCTGGTTGACCTACGTGCCGATCTGCTTGAAATAATATCATCTAAAGCAAGTGACAGTCCTCATATTCGGGTAAAGGCATTGTTTACAACTTGGCCAGTTAATGTCAATTCCGTTCGCGTTTTGGAAATATTTGACAGGTACAGCCTGTTCCTATAGGGTGCAGTCAGGAATTATATATAAAAGCACAGGTGTTTCTCTCCTTGGAATCGACTGTCATTCCTGAGCATTTAGCATTTGGGGAATTGCTAAGCAAAAGAGAATAACATAATTGTCTGACTGCACCTGCCAAAATAGTAACTTTCACTATAACCAGACAGGTGTGATTGAAAATGTTAGCCATATTTCCATTGGAAACACTAACATAATACACTTGATTTGCTTACAAACAAGCTAATATATGACAGATTGCCAAGAAACAAAATAGACGAAATAGGTTCCAAATATAATGTACCCAATGAATTGAAAATGTGTGTGTCAAAGTTAAATCAGATACAGGCCTATGTTATGTACGGACTAAATAAAGTGTTGGCATTTTGAAAAGGCCTATTGACGCGGTATGACGTGGAAGCCCCCCTTTACATTAATATTGGTGTCCCATTTCAACCCGACTGCTAGAACAGTTCAGCTCAGATGACTTTTGCCCTAGTGAAGAAACGTACGTtagttttatttttaaaatgtcatGACCATCTGACAATCTAAcctattatatttactgttagcaTAGCATATCTCCTGGGTGATTATCATTAAACCAGTTTTAAAATGTTTATAGTAAAAGGAGTTGTAAAACCATGATGCATCTGCAAAAAATGTACCATTCTAAGGACTAAGATATTGAGTTTTTGGGGAAGTgtcttattttaaatacattgtaCATTTTTGCTTGAATTTTGCAAATTTTCGTATTGATTTATTTATAACTTTTTTGGACTTTGAAAACTTGCGGTAATGAGAATTTTAATGTTTGTAAAATGCATAATCTGATAAACagaaacataataataataataataatgatgaaatAGATTATGTACAGATCCTAATCTTCATGAAAAATTACACTTGagaattttttgtttgtttggtcaGATTTGTAAGAATAACCCCATTACAGCATTGGCCCagggtaggcaaccctgttcctggagtgccacAGGTACTGCAagattttgttccaactaggcaccTGGCATTTAGGGAAAATGCTAGATGGGATGGTCCACTTTTAGCCTACTGGGCCTGTCTTAACTTGTTTTTGTTTCTTCACAAAATTATcattatctggctaataatgggCCTGTGTGCCTTGAGGGATAAAACAAATGGTCCATGTTGGGGTCTCAAGTAAAAAAAACATTGTCCGGTTTGTCAAATGCCAGACCTGATTTCTGGACCCAGTCCGCCACTGATCAGTCCAATCAGACATTATACTCTTACACCCATCACTCCCTCCAACCCTTTCTGAGGCAATTTACCATCTTGTACCCACATCAGTGTGTCTGACAAAGACCTTATTTAATAGATACAAGTATTGTTCCTCTTGCTTCCCCTTGGGTGCTGTGGGACATGGAGGTGAAAAAGCAGAGATGAAATTGCTTAACTGGAACATCTAATTGGTCATCAATTAGGACATGCTTTGTTTAGTTTTCCAGCATCTTCCCTCCAGTTATTATTTGGCCTCTTTATAGATTAGTTAAGTCTCACAGGGATTTGGTTATGTTCTGCTGGACCAGCTCTTTTCCCCTTTACCTGTGTTTGAGAAATCTGCCATGATAACGAGAGGAGTTACTTTAACAAAGGTGGCACTGGCAATGCAGTAGGTGAAAATAGCTGTACTGTATACAATGTCCCCCTTACTTTTGGGAAAGAAATGTGGCCTCCATACACTGCAACATTAGAATAAGTTTAAATTTAACCTTGACCTCTGTCTCAATGTGCATCAGACAATTAAAATCGTGGACTTAGTTGCATGCGATATAACGCTACTTAATAGTCAAGGATGTATCATGCAATATTGGGACTCTACACTTTACAGACCTAGTGGAACAAAAGTAAACCTTGAATTTGGAGGTTTAAAATATCCCTCTGGTGGCCAGGTTGATCTATTTTATGAAATGGCTTTGGTTGGTGGATATAAAGTCTAAGTTTTTTGATAGGCTGACGCATAATTCGTTAATAAAAACAATAATTGTAAAAAGCTGGTGAGGTTAGCATAGGGCTATTGTGTGCCAGGCTACCTAATGGTACCAGCTGCAATATAGTGTTCTATCTAACTACATCGACGATCATAATTGGCTGATGCGCATTTTGAGACTGAGGTCCAGGTTCAACTTTGCAAGTATGGCCCCTCTTGAATGTAAATGAGAGCCTCTCACCTACATTAGAATGTGTTTGCGGGAAGAGAGGTTTTCATAATCGTTATAGTGATTAAAACATCAGAAAGACGAGcaggacatttatttttaaaaactCTGAACTATCAAATAGGCCTAGCCTAATAAGATTGAAATGGTCAagaccaatgttccctcaaaaaaatgttttgtcgcTGAGCAAATTTCATGTCAGCTGAGCgcaaacaagcgcatctactcacgaccgctcatgctgtaaatgcggtccagttcaaagtaaatggcacagatccatatatggcaatggtctatttgcgtataggcctactgcagctctgattgtttatgcctcaccggtctgtgtagagtacgggctgagtagtgtgttctgcctacaacaaaatctcttgcatagtttgttttgtttcggtattTTGAATTGAAAGTGACTAATATTGCATTGATttgatcacaattgccacagtaaagggagacgttgatagtgttaacagggaaaatcCTGAACGATGGTCACCAAACTTTTCTGAATCAAGATCACTTTTGAGTCGAAATGCAAGATGACTTAGTTAACCTATACAACATTGACCTATTATAAACAGTACtatagcaatgaggtttgtgcagtaagctataggcccaatacattatcaccgcatattgtctgttgttgtattacttgttaaGCACAGCTGAGTTAGCATACATTTGAAATAATTAGCTTTACATTTTTtcattttactgggctgatgttGCCTgaatctgatggtcagtctcagctgAGGAAGAGTGCAGTAGACTGGGCCCGCCAGGAAGGCAGAGTTTGTACATGAAATGGTTGAAAATGGCAACAGTTTGTCTACCCATTAACAGAAATGTTTGGAGATAGACCAGtcggtgaccactgctctagaaagttgagtgaagttcaatctcgtgcttctctctgtgggctgatatttctgCACCACACGCgtagcttagagggaacattggtcaaGACTGCAATTACTAAGGTTCTTTAGAAGTGTCACTTTGAATTCCACAGTAGATTTGTTTCCTGCTGTCAGTCTATCGATTTTATTTTCCCACCGTTTTTATTCATCTTCACCTGTGCACAAAATTACCTTGGAGATGAGGAAAATAACTGGGATTCATAAAATACTTTTACTGTGAATTTAGTGTAGTGGTCCCTCACATTTGACAAGTACGTTAGTTGTGGTTTGTCACAGAAGCAATTTTAGCCTAAGTCTCACGTCATCTAGGCCTACTGGAGCAAAAGGCACGTAGTGAAGTGGGGGCTGAGGGGCTGTCCTGTTGCACCATGGAAACTTTGGCTGCACAGCTGAATAACTTTGGCTTTGGTTCCTGTTTTATATGCATCACAGTTTCCTTCTTGTTCTCTTTGTGCATGTAATCTAGCAACGGTGTAGCTGCTGTGTAGCTGCTGTGTAGCTGCTGTGTAGCTACTGTGTAGCTACTGTGTAGCAACTGTGGCATGCAACACAAGTTCCTAATTTTACTGGTATGAAAGACTTAAGTCATTTTCTCTTAAGGCTTTGAATCTCAAGCTTTTTTCAAAAGCTCACATTATTGTCACAGCCATTAAGTCTAGAGAAGGGGGGTTAAACAAGTGTATTTGTTTGAttcctcttctctcgctctctcctactTCCATGTCACTAAACTTGACGAATGCAAATGAAATACAGATTTTCCCCAGAGTTTCTTTTCTTTTGCGTGACTAAGAATTGTGAGCTCCTTCCACCCAGAGACAAGGCGGCAGCTGCGGTTTTATTTTCACACAGCATATCAATGCTTCTTCAGGGTTTTATCAATCTCAGATTTATGTATTTGTGCCTGTTATCAGATTCTAAGTTTGGCTTTTTTGGTGTGagcgagcagacacacacacaaacgcacacattttttttaaatgtgcggTTTTTCAGTTTTTGGCCCTGTGGGTTATGTGGATGTGGTACCTCTAAAGTAGTGTCTTTCCAGGGAGGAATTCATCTAGATAAGTAAATATGTAAATAATGAGTGTTTCGTGAAGAATAACCAATTCCTTTGGCTACTTTGGAAGGGGTAGGCCTAAATTTTCATATTGAGGCCTGAAAATGATCCATGTTTTTTGTTGGGTGAGCAATTTTAGTGCATATAATTCATAGTGAACGTAGGCATGTTTGGCTGTCGACTTGCCCAGGGGCTTCTgtaaatttgatttatttatatgtgtgtatgtgtatatatatgtatgtatatgtgtgtgtgtgtgtgtgtgtaatatatatatatatatatatatatatgcaaatgaatatatatatataaaaatatatattttttaatttaacctttattaggTAAGTCAGATGGAGTACATTTGAGTTCATGCAGCCAGGTGTAATGGTGTGGATTTGGGTATCCCTCAATGTGTGTACTGTTTGTTTTTTGAGAGAGCCTCTCTCTGCCATAATGAAGTCAGATATTTGGAAGAGGACTATACCCTGCTCATATGGGGATGCGTTTATTGAAGTTCAAGGCCTGGGTCTATGTCTCCCCAGCATACCTCACCTCAATTTTGAGGTATTAAAACATGAGTGAGAGCTGTAATTGTTTTGATTGAGTATTTAAAAAGTGTATTGTTGAGAAAATGGTGCATAAATTGtagttttatttgtgtgtttttattggaAAATATTTTATGGAATTGTTGCGCTCAGGGTACCATTGGAAATGAGGCAATGGTCTCAATGGGTTCCCCtaaataaataaaaggtaaaaaatgtaaatacaatACTGTAGGCTTCAGAACAACCTGTTCCATATTCACTACCACTAATGAAAACATACATAAAAGCAAGCAAACAACAATTACTGTCAGTCATGCCTTTGATACCAGCCTGTAAGGGAAGCTAGGCTGAATATTATTAATGCTGCCGTCAGTCACTAGATAACGCAGTGAACAGCTCATCACGCTTTTATAAGGGTTACACTAGAAcagattgaggggaaaaaaagagcAAAAACACTAGTAAGCACTATGGCAGCTCATTGTGAGTGTCATCCTATTTGGATGACATTAGTCAGGTGCTGGGACTGGTAGTGTGGGGCTCTGAGGTTACGTGTTTAATTATCACTTTAATCAGTAAGCAGATGTTTTTGTTCAGAGTTAAATATAACAAGCTATGTTTTTTAGTGTCAGCAACACAATAGCATCTACAGTATACATCCTGTGTGGTTTTGATTAGTCTCCCACCTGTCAGACTAACAAGAGTAGCTGGCCAGAGCGCACAGGTATTTTACCTCTGGATTCTGATGTTTTTACCcaatctccacccccccccccccccctttacctgCAGGACCTGAATGGCACTCTGAAGAGTCTGCTGTCTGAGTGGTTCTCTGTGGGTCTGCTGCGTCTGGAGAGGATCACCTGGCAGTCCCCCTGTGAGATACTGCAAAAGATCAGCCAGTAAGAAGCCCCTGTAGTAAACACAGAAACCTCtacagtatgcacacacacacaccctaaactagaggtcgaccgattaatcggaatggccgattagttagggccgatttcaagttttcataacaatcggaaatcggtatttttgggtgccgattaaaaaaaatatatatatatttttttacaccttttatttaatctttatttaactaggcaagtcagttaagaacacattcttattttcaatgacggcctaggaacggtgggttaactgctttgttcaggggcagaaagacagattttcaccttgtcagctcgggggatccaatcttacaACCTTACActttactagtccaacgcaataacgacctgcctctctctcgttgcactctacaaggagactgcctgttacgcaaatgcagtaagccaaggtaagttgctagctagcattaaacttatcttataaataacaatcaatcataatcactagttaactacacatggttgatgatattactagatattatctagcgtgtcctgtgttgcatataatctgactgagcatacaagtatctaagtatctgactgagcggtggtaggcagtaaacattcattcaaacagaacttttgtgcgttttgccagcagctcttcgttgtgcgtcaagcattgcgctgtttatgacttcaaacctatcaattccggagatgaggctggtgtgaccaaagtgaaatggctggctagttagcgcgcgctaatagcgattcaaacttcactcgctctgagccttggggtggttgtttcccttgctttgCACGCTATTagcgctgcttcgatgtggtggctgttgtcgttgtgttgctggtttgagcccagggaggagcgaggagagggacggaagctatactgttacactggcaatactaaagtgcctataagaacatccaaaggttaatgaaatacaaatggtatagagggaaatagtcctataataactacaacctaaaacttcttacctgggaatattgaagactcgtgttaaacggaaccaccagctttcatatgttctcatgttctgagcaagtaactgaaacgttagctttcttacatggcacatattgcacttttacgttcttctccaacactttgtttttgcattatttaaaacaaattgaacacgtttcattatctacttgaggctaaattgattttattgatgtattatattaagttaaagtaAGTGTTAactcagtattgttgtaattgcctCCTGCTGCCTCCTGTGAATCaacactccacaaatacagtttttttttaaaaatcggctgattaatcggtatcgacttttttggtcctccaataatcggtatcggcgttgaaaaatcataatcggtcaacctctacccTAAACCCATATCTAACCATCACTATGATCTGCCAGGTACGAAGCTGTGCACCCTGTGAGGAACTGGACAGATATAAAGCGTAGAGTTGGGCCGTACCGTCGCTGCTATGCCTTCACCCACGCTGCCATGCCAGGGGAGCCACTGGTTGTCCTGCATGTGGCACTCACAGAGGACATATCTGATAACATACAGGTCAGAGGTTTATATGGAATATGAAAGAATGCATAAATTGATAAGTTTGTTTGGCTGTCATGTGGATTCATATTACTTTTCCTCTTTTCAGGTCATGAACCACATTTTGATAATTGACTGTGTCTGACTCCAACAATGTTGTTTCTCTTGTCGAATAGAGTATCGTGAGAGAATTTGCTACCCTGGACTCGGAGGAGGATGTGAGCAAAGTCAATACAGCAGTGTTCTACTCCATCTCCTCCACCCAGGCTGGCCTGCAGGGGGTGGAGCTAGGGAACGTCCTCATCAAGAGAGTTGTGCGGGAGCTACAGGTGGGTGGAGAATGACATCACCACTGTCTAAATGagcaggcagacagaaagactCTGACTGCCCTTCGCCTGTGACTAGCTGAACACTGTGGAACGTCTCTTAGGAAAACCAGCTGCTCCGCTGTATCGTAGTTTGTTGATTTATTAGCCAGCTCCAGGGTCCTTTACTCTCTGTTTGTCACTTGCTTCAATGTCACCTGATAATTTCCATTCACTCTTCCAGAGAAGTTCCAGAGAACCACTCACGTCACCAAGCATTTCTGGCCACGGCCAGTAAACAGATGGCAGTCAATCACAGCAATAGTTCAACATAAGCTGGAGGTCATTTCCGCGTGAAAGGAGTGGTTATTATGATTAGATAGCTTGTCTAGGTTATATAACATGCTTTGGCTATTTTTTTGATTGCTCTTAGTCATTTGAGTTTCTCAATTAAGCCAAATACTCTCTCACAATATTGCAGTTCTACCTGCATCTGAGATATGTTTTTCAGGGTAAAGAGCGGATATCAGCATGATTGAATAACCATCTCCACACATCAATCAAGACCGAGAGCGAAATAATGACATTTCAGATGGTTTTGATGTGAGGGTAGTTGATAGTCTGATAGAGTATAGGCTTGTATGCTTAGAGTAAGTGGTCTGTGCAGTTGTGTGTCTTGTTGatttgtacagtagccctatatACATTCAGCAGCATCGACATGGTAAAGGAGTTAATGTTATGTTGGCTGTTCTATTGACCAGATTGGCGCACGTTCAACAAATCTAATCTAACAAGGTGGATATTCATCAAATCCGTCATGATTCATGTATTGTAACTGGCCCACAATGTGTTTACTTAAGTCCGATTTGGATATATTTGGGTTTAtaagaagtgactgctaaatgctaactcctgTTCATATAAGAtggttagcatagctagcatacatAAATTGTTGGTGGTAGTCAAGTCgtttttaactgtaatgcagttgattggtgatGATGACATGAACGTGTTTGGGTTGGCATCCATACAAGTATTGTACTCAGATTTTTACCTCAACAGTGTGAAAGACAATGTAGGCTAAATCTAGGCTGATTTTGCTGGGGGCCAATGAGGAGACTCGGGATCTTTCCCCCACGGCCCTTTCCCCCATGCGTTTCCATGGcaattccattgttttggtcgagTTCGATTGACCTCTTTACCGCAACTATTAGTCCTGGCCT
This window of the Oncorhynchus clarkii lewisi isolate Uvic-CL-2024 chromosome 1, UVic_Ocla_1.0, whole genome shotgun sequence genome carries:
- the LOC139392891 gene encoding malonyl-CoA decarboxylase, mitochondrial-like, whose amino-acid sequence is MIPQHIICTLRSGVRCWQHRSVLGTVLQVEALEFRSVRSRSTSAGPVRSMEEILTRVVVPLPTYETREKSPPPPESNSVEFMHFYRSLEKEEKSQLLAKLSHDFGVDHKGVSELAGKLLDTQQRDLATILQVEDRLRYSLTPRYKQLLNHISRVESGVKFLVDLRADLLEIISSKASDSPHIRDLNGTLKSLLSEWFSVGLLRLERITWQSPCEILQKISQYEAVHPVRNWTDIKRRVGPYRRCYAFTHAAMPGEPLVVLHVALTEDISDNIQSIVREFATLDSEEDVSKVNTAVFYSISSTQAGLQGVELGNVLIKRVVRELQSEFPHMSQFSSLSPIPGFSSWLQGLLSQHRKEGRVELLTDCEWGKVADVTNTTPDTNALDALRKLISTGDWTRSEHLVHILEPALMRLCAWYLYGEKRRGYALNPVANFHLQNGATMWRLNWHADTSPRGVANSCGIMVNYRYFLQETTSNSAAYMHNKIITATEQVLGLVSQFQKNSKL